A part of Terriglobus roseus genomic DNA contains:
- the pheT gene encoding phenylalanine--tRNA ligase subunit beta encodes MNILSNWLREYLPALEVSDRQLADDLTLRGIAVEGVHALPDGGSLFEMDITTNRVDAMNHYGIAREAATIYGVPLLQLEDRRVLNAEGEPGCVPTEANGAYPVRIDAPELCGRFTAQVIRGVTVKPSEGIVAERFAQIGQKPISKAVDITNYNWLSMGHPTHVFDLDTIEGGIIVRRAHAGEKITLLDGSEKTLTTDDVVIADEKKALSLAGVMGGWDSRVTEETKNILVEAAWFDPATIRATSRRHGLHTDASHRYERGADLGACALANRLVTRGVIAACGGEAIGPMSDVVIEAQELRTTKRPHVALSVEEVQRLLGTTIEESTAGHLVPADVVEQYLQALGCHLRPSADAAGYEVTLPSWRLDLEREIDLIEEIARVYGYNRFADTLPSFSGGVIALPHAAKEEIVRTTLLALGWTEAISSTFASETDSALFTTESAVPMGNPLNAEAGNLRPSLLPGMAGMLLLNSTRDVAAVRLFEYGTVFIGSTAQVNEHPSLTLGAYGNASATRTIDAADALFFEVKGAVEELLSRFVASAPTFSGDNLPKWIAPGRGASITLEGKTIGWFGELTNEERERRKLKENVVLAELNVPALFAFDLKQPAAKEPSRYQAVERDFSFLFADNITWAAVSQAIAALNIAEMISLQPVEIFRDAKGKAVPRGEYSLLLRTVFQSPEHTLREEEIAGWQEAIVAALIKLGGKHRAA; translated from the coding sequence ATCTACGGCGTGCCATTGCTGCAACTGGAAGATCGCCGCGTACTGAACGCGGAAGGCGAGCCAGGCTGCGTTCCAACCGAGGCAAACGGTGCTTACCCCGTGCGCATCGACGCGCCCGAACTCTGCGGCCGTTTCACTGCGCAGGTCATCCGTGGCGTCACCGTCAAGCCCAGTGAAGGTATCGTCGCCGAGCGTTTCGCGCAGATCGGTCAAAAGCCCATCTCCAAAGCCGTCGACATCACCAACTACAACTGGCTCTCCATGGGCCACCCCACGCACGTCTTCGATCTCGACACCATCGAAGGCGGTATCATCGTGCGTCGCGCCCACGCGGGCGAGAAGATCACACTGCTCGACGGCAGCGAAAAAACGCTCACCACCGACGACGTTGTCATCGCTGATGAAAAGAAGGCTCTCAGTCTCGCCGGCGTGATGGGCGGATGGGACTCACGCGTCACCGAAGAGACGAAGAACATCCTCGTGGAAGCCGCATGGTTCGATCCCGCAACCATCCGCGCCACGTCTCGCCGCCACGGCCTGCACACCGACGCATCGCACCGCTACGAACGTGGTGCCGACCTCGGCGCGTGCGCTCTTGCGAACCGTCTGGTCACGCGTGGCGTCATCGCAGCCTGCGGTGGTGAAGCCATCGGCCCCATGAGCGATGTCGTCATCGAAGCGCAGGAACTGCGTACCACCAAGCGCCCACACGTCGCGCTCTCAGTCGAAGAAGTACAGCGCCTGCTCGGCACTACCATCGAGGAAAGCACCGCAGGCCATCTCGTTCCCGCGGATGTTGTGGAGCAATATCTGCAAGCACTCGGCTGCCATCTGCGCCCCAGTGCAGACGCGGCAGGCTATGAGGTCACACTCCCCTCATGGCGTCTCGATCTCGAACGCGAGATCGACCTCATTGAAGAAATCGCACGCGTCTACGGCTACAACCGATTCGCAGACACGCTGCCCAGCTTCTCCGGCGGCGTCATCGCTCTGCCGCACGCTGCGAAAGAAGAAATCGTGCGCACCACGCTGCTCGCGCTCGGCTGGACCGAAGCCATCAGCAGCACCTTCGCGTCCGAGACAGACTCCGCTCTCTTCACCACGGAATCTGCAGTGCCCATGGGCAATCCACTCAATGCGGAAGCAGGCAATCTGCGTCCGTCGCTGCTACCTGGAATGGCTGGCATGCTGCTGCTCAACAGCACACGCGACGTCGCCGCAGTCCGCCTCTTCGAGTACGGCACCGTCTTCATCGGTTCCACAGCACAGGTCAACGAGCATCCTTCGCTGACACTCGGCGCATACGGCAACGCATCTGCCACACGCACCATCGACGCCGCAGATGCACTCTTCTTCGAGGTCAAAGGCGCAGTAGAAGAACTACTCTCCCGCTTCGTCGCAAGCGCACCCACATTCTCTGGTGACAACCTTCCCAAGTGGATCGCACCCGGTCGCGGCGCATCCATCACACTCGAAGGCAAGACAATTGGTTGGTTCGGTGAACTAACCAATGAAGAACGTGAGCGCCGCAAGCTGAAGGAAAACGTCGTTCTCGCAGAGCTGAACGTCCCTGCGCTCTTCGCCTTCGACCTGAAGCAGCCGGCAGCCAAAGAGCCTTCGCGCTATCAGGCCGTCGAACGCGACTTCTCGTTCCTCTTCGCAGACAACATCACCTGGGCTGCAGTCTCACAGGCCATCGCCGCATTGAACATCGCAGAAATGATCTCGCTGCAACCCGTCGAAATCTTCCGCGATGCCAAGGGCAAGGCCGTTCCCAGAGGCGAATACTCGCTCCTCCTGCGCACCGTCTTCCAATCCCCGGAACACACATTGCGCGAAGAAGAAATCGCTGGATGGCAGGAAGCCATCGTCGCCGCACTCATCAAGCTCGGCGGCAAGCACCGCGCCGCATAA